The genome window TTTTTTCTAAAGAAACCTTTCCTTTAAAATTTGCATGTCCATCTTTGGTAAGCTCTATCGAGCTTGAAGAAACGCCACCCATGACAGTGTCGTTTACAATGGTCCAGTCTTCTAATTCTGTCTCAGAATTAAAATCTATTAATGTAGTGTTGATCATCATAAGCGGAAAGATAAAGTATAGTATACATTTCATTCTTGTTAAAGTCCACTTTTCTACGAGAACTTTCTAGTAAAACTCCTAATCGGGAGCCCACATCTTAAAAAAACGGAATTGCTTCGTGAATTCTACTCGAGGAACAAAAGCTACGGCTACTTCACGATTATCAAGAGAAGACTCTGTAAGCAATACGTACTTTCCATCTTTTAAAGAATTTTGAAATTCTTTTTCATCCACTTTGCAAACTACTTTTTTGAATATAGAATTGACCCATTCTATCATATCTGGATCATCTTTATACTTTTTATAACAAGCAAGTGAGGCATGGGCAGCTATTACTGGAGCCATCTTTGTAGGAACGTCATCCTTAATTAAAATATACATTTTCATAATCGCTACTATTTAGTATTTGAATTTACTGAAATAGATCTTCTTTCCTTTCTATCGTGAGATAAGTCTCATCAGTATAAAAAATCATAACCACTGTTATTTTTTATTTCATATAATTTAAAGAATTTGTGGCATGGAACCTTTTCTTCTCTCGTAAAGTTAAATAAAAAGCGGGGATTATTTCTTTTTAACCCTTGTCAGATTCAGCATATTAACAGCGTTACTCTTTAGGTTAAGGACTTTTTTAGATATGAAACGTACGCTTTGGTCATAGTACAATGGTACAATAGGAGCTTCTTCTATGATAATACTGTCCATTTTTATGTACAGACTTTTTCTTATTTCTGGATCACTAGCGCTAAGGGCATTTTCATAAAGCAAGTCATAAGCGGCACTTTTAAAATGAGTGTAATTAGGACCACCTGGAGCAAAGTTTTTAGAGTAAAATAAAGAAAGGTAGTTTTCGGCATCAGGATAGTCTGCGATCCAGCTGCTTCTAAATATATCTAACTGTCCATCTTTACGCGCCTGCCTTAATGTTGATGGCGTCAGGACATCGATTTGAACTTGAATACCTATTTTCTGAAGTTCTTTCTGTATGAATTCACATAAATCTAAGTAATTTGCCCCTGTACTGATCGTTATGGCGGGGTTTTTATCTCCAGTTTCTTCACTATAAGCAGTGACGAGCGACCTAGCACGATTAGGGTCATAGGTAAAACCTTTTACGACACCGCCCGCAGGAATGCCTCTAGGAATGAAACCGTTGTGCGCTGGCGTACCTATGTTATTGCGCAGGTATTTGATCATTTTATCTCTGTCAAAACCTAAATTAATAGCTTGTCGCAATTTCTTGCTTTGTAACTCTGGTGATTTGCTGTCTACTTTTAGTCCTAGATACTCGGTGTTTAAGAAAGGGGCTTTTTCAAGAGTTACTGTAGGGATATATGCCTGTTTTAATTCGCCAGATGTTGTCAGTAACTCATCTTTATAACTGGGATCGATGGCATTTATAAAATCTAAATTCCCTTGGGCAAATTCTAAAAATTCACTTTGCTTGTCTGTTTTAAAGCTAATGGCAACCGCCTCTAAATAGGGCAGTGCGTTTCCTTCTTTATCTTTTTCAAAGTACAAATCATTTTTGCGCAATACCATTTTTACATTCTCCTGCCATCTTTTTAAATAAAAGGGTCCTGTACCTATGGGTTGCTCTCTTAAGTCGTTACTTCCTTCAGGTACGACACTGCAATATTTCATCGATAGCAATCCTAAAAATGCTGGAAATGCTTGTTTCAACGTAATTTGAAGTTCTAGTGGCGCTATGGCTTTGATACTTTCTACGTTTTTCATAACCCATTCTCCGGGAGAGGCAATCTTAGGGTCTGTTAATCGCTCTAAGGAATATTTAAAGTCTTGTGCTGTTACGGTTCTCGCTTTCGCGCCATGCTTGCCGGCAGGCAGGAAAGCGTCATTAAAATAAACGCCTTCTTTTATATAAAAGGTATAAATAGTAGCTGTTGTATCAATGTTCCAATGAGAAGCTAGATCAGGAACCACTTCTAGGTCTTTATCCAGCTTTACCAGCCCATTGTAAAGAAGGTTACACACCCAAATATTACGTTGATCCTTTGCAAAAGCAGGGTCTAGACTGGTCACATTTGCATGCTCATTATATCGAAAAACAGTCTTTAAATCAATTTCTTGTTCTTGATTCTGACATGTAGTGAGTATCATAAAAGGCAGTAAAATAAAGAGGTATTTATACATGAAGTAAAGATATTAGGAACCTGCTAGTATGGGGCATATATATGTTGTTTTTCTTACTAAATCAGTCCAAAAGCGGGTGTTTCTTTTACTTTAGGTCAGAATTTAAAGAGGTCTAGAGTCGCAGTGACTATTCTGCTGTACTCTTAAAATGGATACAAGGCTTAGTTTTAAAGAAAGTGAAATTTTCTTTTTTAATAGGTTAAGTTAATTTGAGAGCGAATCAGATCTAAAGTTTTTATCAATTCACAACTATTCTGAAGGCTCATTTTATCACTTTCTAGTCGACCAGAAAGAAAGCAGTTTTTCACTTCCTCAATTTCGTGCGTGTAACCGTTATTTATAAGGGGAGCTGCAATTTGATAGGGTTCTTTATCATGGGTTTCTACTGTTATTTTCTCTGTATGGTGAAAAGGCGCGTGCATGGTAATTTTTCCTTTATTACCGAAGATGACAGCTTTATTAGAAGTTTCGGCAAGGAACGACGATTCTAGAATGGCGGTTGCTCCGTTTTTAAACTTCATGAGCATCGCACAATGTTGGTCTATTCCAGTTGTCGTTAATTGTGCTATGGATTTTGTTTCTATTGGTATTCCTAATAATAACAAGCTTATAAAAACAGGATAGATCCCTATATCGAGTAAGGAGCCACCACCTAATTCTTTTGCCATAAGTCGACTACTGGGATCTGTTGTTGCTACGTAACCGAAGTTTGCCTGAATGGAGTAGATCTCACCTATGGTGTTTTGATCCATAAGTTCCATCACTTGAAGAGTGCCAGGAATAAAACGTGTCCATAAAGCCTCCATTAAAAAGAGTTTTTTCTCTTTAGCGGTTTTGATCATGATTTCAACCTCTTTAAGGTTCATCGCAAATGGCTTTTCACAAATAACAGCTTTACCAGCGTGAAGACACATCATGGTATGGTCAAAATGAAAAACATGCGGTGTGGCAATATAAATAACGTCTATTTCGGGATCAGCGGCGACTTCTTCATAGCTCGAATAATACTGTCTTGCTTGATAGGTAGCCGCAAAGTCTTTCGCTTTAGTCAGGTCCCTTGAGCCCACCGCCTGTAAAAAGCAACCATCAACTCTAATAAGATCCTGTGCAAATTTATTTGCTATTTTTCCTAGACCTATAATTCCAAATTTTATCATGATGCTTCTATTCCTATTCTATTTAACGAAGATAGAAAACACCTGATGATTAAGAGTTTCCTTTGGATAATAACTCTTCTCCTTGATGATCATTCCATCCTTTTTACAATTCAGTAACCAAATCATACAGTTGGGTAATTAGAATTATTATCAAGTGAAAGTGTGCTGCATATTTGTCTTGTATAACAAACTAAACACAATTATTATGAAAACCTTATTTACAACACTCACCGTATTATTATTCTCTTTTGTGCTTAGTGCTCAAGAAACATTCACTTTAAAAGTAACTGTTAATAACGCCTCTGGGGACGAAGGGAAGATGGTTTACAGCTTGAGTACGGAAAACCAATTTATGAAAGCAGCCCCTTTACAAACAGCCAGTATTGAAATTAAAGATGGAGTTGCCACCGCCACTTTTGAAAATGTACCACCTGGAGATTATGCAGTCATAGTTCTCCATGACAAAAACGGTAATGAAAAAATGGATTTTAGTTCCAACGGAATGCCACAAGAAGCATATGGGACCAGCAATAATCCTATGAGTTATGGTCCACCTGCATGGGCCGATGCCAAATTTACTGTAGCTGGTGATAAAGAAATTATAGTGCGCTTGTAGAAGAAAGAATGAGCCAAAAGTACTAGTTAGAAACCGGTAATGACCTCAAGAGGCCTTATCGGTTTCTTGTTAATTTAGTCCAAAGAAGATAGGGTTCTATCACTTTGAGAATTAAATTCGTAGTATGGTTGTACTTATCACAGGAGCTACTGGTCTAGTAGGCTCAAAAATTTCAGAAGATTTACGCTCACAAGGTCATAGGGTTCATTATTTGACGACAAGAAAAAGCGCTGTTAAAAACGAAGCTGCGTACAAAGGTTTTTTATGGGATGTAAAGAAAGGCACTATAGATGCTTCTTGTATTCATGGTGTAGAAGCTATTATTCATCTTGCTGGAGAAACAGTTTTTCAAAAATGGACGGATGACGCAAAAAAACGTATTCTCAACAGCCGTATTAACAGTACAGAATTGCTGTTGCGTTTGCTTCAAGAAAGCGATCATCAAGTAAAACAGGTGGTTACAGCAAGCGCCATAGGGATTTATCCTGACGACCAAAATGGACAAGCCCTAAGAGAAAATGAAATTCCGCCTACAGCAACAAATTTTTTAGCAGATGTTTGCATCGCCTGGGAAGAAGTAGGAGCAAAGTTTCAAGATCTAGGGCTAAAACATGCCGCAGTACGCATAGGTATTGTCCTTTCTGATAAAGGAGGTGCGTTAGACCAAATGGCAAAACCTGTAAAGTTTTATGCTGGAACCGGATTCGGCAATGGTAAAATGTGGCAAAGTTGGATCGCAATAGAAGACCTTTCTGGGATATTTATCCACATTCTCAAAAACACATTAGAAGGAAACTATAATGCGGTGGCTCCACATCCTATCAGAAATAGACCTATGATGGAGCTCATAGGGAAAGTTTTAGGAAAGCCAGTATTCTTGCCTAATGTGCCAGAATTTGTCATGAAATTAATGCTGGGAGAAATGTCTTCCATAGTTCTTGCTAGCCAGCATGCGAGTAGTGCAAAAATTCAAGAAAAAGGATATCAGTTTCACTATCCAGAACTGGAAGGAGCCTTAAAAGAATACCTGGAGTAAAATCAGTTAGTTATTAAATTGATCCCATTCTTTTTGTTGGTTCTTTTTGTTTTTTCTAACTATAAGAAAAACGACAAGAGCTAAAAGAACTATAATAATTCCTATACATAAAAAACCTGTCATAAATTCTCCGATAGCATAGCCGGTGTCGTAAGCACTGCTGCCAGTAGAATTATCTTGATCATTATTAAAAAGTAGGTCAAAGCTGTTGCACTCGGTAAACTGATTTTGTAGCTGGTAATCCTTGCTTATTTCAATGCTTTTGAAAAACAAATCGTTTCTTGATTTGCTCTTTGTTTTTAAAGGTTGAACAATTCCTATTTGATAAAAATTTTCCTTGATTTGAATAATACGGTAATCATTATGAGTCATTTGATCCAGTTCCTCATCGTATTGATTGAAGCTAAACTCGGCTTGGTACACCCGGTTTGCTTTATAGATCAGGTTGCTTAATTCTCTTAAACCTACTTCACTATCTTTCCATCCATCTATAGCTTCTTCATAGTGCGCCTCCAGCTCGGTTTGATTAGATACGCATATTTTTTCATCGATTTTAGCGCGATGTACCATAAAGGTCATATCATCTTCACCGTAACCTATCCAGTAATCAGAATGTACGTCATCTTCCTCATCGGTTGATTCAAAAAATTCAATAGGCAACCTTATGGAAAGAATAGAATCCACTTCTACTTGCTCGTATTCGTAAACGATTTCTAGCAAGTCTGTATCGATCAGTTCCTCTTCCTGAGCGATAGTGTTTGTGACTATAAAAAGACTAAAGAAAGTGATTAAAAGAGGTTTCATAAATGGAGATTGGACGGGTAAAAATACAGTACTCGATATAAATAAGAAAGCCTTGCAATCTTTGATGGCAAGGCTTTTATAAAAAAGGTAATCTTCAGTAATTACTTAGTAGCAACTAAGTTTACTGTAAGTTTAATATCATCAGAAATTGCTTTGTTAGCAACTATATCTGTAAAGGTACTAGAACCGTACTGTATTCCCCAGTCTGTTCTGTCAATGGTAAACTCTTCACTAGTCAACATCATTTGATCACCATCATATTTTACATTTACTGGAAAAGATACGTTTTTAGTAACATCTTTAAGAGTAAGGTTTCCTTCTAACATAATCTTAGCTCCCACAGTAGATAATCCTGTAACAACAAATTTTGCTGTAGGGTATTTAGGAGTATTAAAGAAGTCTGTTTCTTTACCTTCTACCGTTCCCTCTAAGTGAGATTTCAGATTTAATGCAGAATCTCCTTCAAGATCAGTCACTTCAATAGAAGTCATATCTATAGTAAACTCTCCACTCTCTACCACTTCACCATTTACTTTTAGCATACCGCTAGAAAGAGCTATGTTACCTGTGTGATCTTCTGTAGGTTTAGAACCTACCCATGCAATATTAGAAGCCTCTGTATCTACCGTATAAGTAACTGCAGCAACAGTTGCTTCAGCAGCCTCAGCCTCAGCCGTCGCGTCTACTTCGTTTTTGTTGTCTTTACAAGCAACTGTAAAAGCGATTACTGCTGCCATTCCTGTGATTTTAAAAAAATTATTTTTCATAGTTAAATTTTGATTTATTAAAGCGTCAAAATTAAATGTATATACAAATAAGTAAGTTAAATCTATATTAATTAATTGTTGTGACATTTTGACACGCAAATTGGTATGGCAGCACTTTTGCCATATCGCGCGTAGGTAGGTGAAGATTATTGTGACTATCTCGCTTTCGCGAAAGCGTAAACATTATAAACACCTCGATAAAAACGTGTTGAATTTATTTAAAATATACCGTCAGAAAATGGCAAAGGAAAAACAAGAGAAGGACCTGCAAGAGCAGGATGCACCAGAAGTAGTGGAGCAAGAAACGGAGGAAGTGCAGGAGGAACCCAGTGAGGTTGAAATTCTTGAAGAGCAATTGCAAGTAGAGAAAGATAAATTCTTACGTCTCTTTGCAGAATTCGAGAATTTTAAAAGACGCACCGCAAAGGAACGCATGGAACTTTTTAAAACTGCTGGAGAAGGAGTTTTAAAGGACATGTTGCCAGTGTTGGACGACTTTGACAGAGCGATGACGGAGATCAACAAATCTGAAGATGAACAACTCACCAGCGGTATTAAATTAATCTCAGGTAAACTGCGCAATACTTTAATCAATAAAGGATTAGAAGAATTTGACGTAAGAGCTGGAGATACTTTTAATGCAGACATCCATGAAGCGATTACCCAAATACCAGCACCTAGTGATGATATGAAAGGTAAAATCGTAGATGTGATTGAAAAAGGATATAAACTAGGAGACAAGATTATTCGTTTTCCAAAAGTAGTGATAGGACAATAATTATGGCAGATTTTTATGACGTATTAGACATTCAAAAAGGAGCAACTGGACCAGAAATAAAAAAGGCCTACAGGAAAAAGGCTATTCAATACCATCCAGATAAAAACCCAGGTGATGCAGCTGCAGAAGAGAACTTTAAAAAAGCTGCAGAAGCTTATGAAACTTTAAGCGATCCTCAAAAGAAGTCCCGCTACGACCAGTTAGGTCATCAGGCTTATACTTCTGGAGGTGCCGGCGGCTTTGGCGGTGGTGGCGCTGCAGGCTTTGATATGGATGATATATTCAGTCAGTTCGGTGATATATTTGGCGGCGGCGGCGGCGGCGGCGGATTCTCAGGTTTTGGAGGATTTGGCGGTGGTCGTGGCGGACAACGTAGAGTAAAGGGAAAAGATTTACGAATCAGAGTTTCTCTTACTTTAGAAGAAGCGGCAAATGGTGTCGATAAAAAAGTAAAAGTAAAACGTAAAAAGCAAGCGCCAGGAGTTACTTATAAAACTTGCGGTACTTGTAATGGTAGTGGTCAAGTAACCAGAATTCAGAATACTATTTTGGGTCGTATGCAAACCGCAGCTCCATGTAATGTATGTGGAGGAGCAGGGCAAAGCATCGATAATAAACCAGACGGAGCAGATGATCAAGGTATGGTCGCTATTGAAGAAACCGTGACTATTCAAATCCCAGCAGGAGTAGAATCAGACATGCGTCTCAAAGTTTCTGGAAAAGGAAATGATGCCCCAGGAAACGGAATAAGTGGGGATTTATTAGTAGATATTGAAGTGAAACCTCATGCAGAGTTACAAAGAGAAGGGAATAACCTTCATTATGATATGTATGTAAGTGTTCCTGAAGCAGTATTAGGAACTTCTAAAGAAATCCAAACCGTCACAGGTAAGGTGCGTATACCAGTAGAAGCAGGTATTCAAAGTGGGAAAATACTAAGACTACGTGGTAAAGGAATGCCTAGTCTCAATGGTTATGGAACAGGTGATCTATTAGTACATGTAAATGTATGGACACCACGTAGCTTAACTAAGGAACAAAAGGACTTTTTTGAGAGCATGATGACAGACTCCAACTTTGAACCAGCTCCAGAAAAAGGCGATAAATCTTTCTTTGAAAAGGTAAAAGATATGTTTTCTTAAAGAAAACTTAATGATTTAGAAAAATTTGTATATATTTACTGTAACGAACAGTCAACCAACTGTTTGTTATTTTTCTTTTTCATAGCAATTTTTCCACCTCTTGTTTTTACAAGAGGTGGTTTTTTTTATGGCATTTTGTTACGGATATGATGGGATGGAACGACAAAGTATCTTATTCTTCTTCTTATCGCGACCATTTAACAAATTTTCCTATTAAAATCTTCTAAATCCTTAGTAATACCATATCCTTCTTATTAATTTAGCACAATTAATTACTGCATGGGAAACGCGCTAGAAGCTATACGTATAAAAAAGGATTATGGAGATTACACAGCACTTAATGATGTGTCTATAACTGTTCCTAAGGGGAGTGTTTACGGATTATTGGGTCCTAACGGAGCTGGTAAAACATCACTGATCAGAATTATCAACCAGATCACTATGCCAGATCAAGGATACATCCTTCTCAATGGGGAACAATTAAAACCTCAGCATATAGAAGATATAGGGTACATGCCAGAAGAGCGTGGTCTTTATAAATCAATGAAAGTAGGAGAGCAATGTATTTATCTCGCTCAACTAAAAGGGCTGACTAAAACCCAGGCAAAGGAGCGATTGAATTATTGGTTTGAAAGATTAGGAATAGAAGGTTGGTGGAATAAAAAACTCCAAGAGCTTTCTAAAGGAATGGCTCAAAAAGTACAGTTTATTGTTACGGTAATGCACGAGCCAAGCCTGTTGATTTTTGATGAGCCCTTTTCTGGTTTTGACCCAATGAATGCAAATCTTATTAAAGATGAGATTTTAAAATTACGTGATGATGGAGCGACCATAATTTTCTCCACACACCGTATGGAAAGTGTCGAAGAAATGTGTGATCATATTGCATTGATCCACAAATCAAATCTAGTGCTCGAAGGTAAATTAAGCGAAATAAAACAACAATATAGGGATCGTAATTATGCGGTGTCTTTAATTTGTGAGAATAATGATCTGGCATTTCAACAAATTCCAGCAGAATTTGATCCTCAGCCTATAGCTTTATCGGGTTTAGATAATACCTTAGACATTCAAATTAAAATTCCCAATGAGGTAGCTGTTCCTATCGCATTGAATCGATTATTAAAATTAGGCGAACTCACACATTTTAGTGAGGTGATACCTAGTGTTAATGATATTTTTATCAAAACTGTACAGCAACATGGATAAATTGTGGCTTATTATAAAGAGAGAATACCTAAATAAGGTAAGAAACAGAACATTTATAGTTATGACTTTTGTAAGTCCCGTTATATTTGTTGCTGTAGCATTATTGATAGGATGGCTGACCAGTATCAACTCTGATACGGCTAGAAAAATTGCTGTTCTTGATCAAACTGATGCTAATTATGTAGCACTTTTTGAAACAAATGACCGTAATGAATACATCGTACTAGACGGGCTTTCTAAAGAGGCGGCTATCGCTGCCAGTAAGGAGGCCGATTATTATGGATTGATACTTATTGAAGCAAGGGAACAGCAGCTGGCAGATATTAGTTTTTATTCTGATGATTCTCCTTCTCAAGGTTTTTTAGAGTCTATTGAAAATAAAATCAACAAACAAGCCACTGCAAATAACTTAGAAGATGCTGGAATTGATCTTAATGTGATTAAAGAGCGCACCGTGAATAAGGAGTTGCAACTACAGGATTTTACCGGTGAGAAAACCAGTAAAATGTCTGGATGGATTAAAATTGCGGCCGGTGGAGCTGCAGGATATTTATTGATGATGTTTATCATTATATATGGTAACATGGTTATGAGATCTGTGATAGAAGAAAAGACCAATCGCATTATAGAAATTATTGTGAGTAGTGTAAAGCCTATCTATTTAATGATAGGTAAGATTACTGGAACGTCACTAGCTGGAATCACACAGTTTTTGATTTGGGTAGTCGTAGGTTTTATTCTCATGCTCGTAGCCACTACTTTTTTAGGAGTTGATGCTTTTTCAAATCCAGCAAATGCTGATGTGATGCTGCAAGCTCAAGATATGAGTAAGATGGAATTGATTTTTAACGACATCGCTCAGCTTCCTATTTTGAAACTATTAATATGCTTCTTCATATACTTTATGGGCGGTTACTTTCTATATGCTTCTATTTATACAGCTATAGGTGCAGCAGTTGATAATGAAACGGATACCCAACAATTTATGTTGCCAGTGATATTGCCTTTAATGCTAGCTATATATGTAGGGTTCTTTTCAGTAATGGATAATCCACATGGAACAACTGCCGTTATATTTTCTTATATTCCGCTTACTTCTCCTATCGTGATGTTGATGAGAATACCTTTTGGAGAAATAGCATGGTGGGAGATTGCAATAAGTATGTTGCTATTATATGTTAGTATTATAGGTGTAGCAATACTTGCTGCAAAGATTTATAGAATAGGAATATTAATGTACGGAAAGAAAACTAACTGGAAGGAACTGTATAAATGGTTGCGTTACTAATTATGAATATAAATTGGGATAAAATAGAGGAATTCTTCACCTACCCTATAGTAGGATCTAGAAACTCGGACGGTTTCCATTTTGATACTTGGATGCTCATTCTGGCTGTTCTAGCCATTGTGATTACTACTTTAGTTTTAAGAGGAATTAAAAAAGTGATTACTCGCAAAATGGATACTACAGACAAATTAAAGTTTGATAGTGTTTTTAAGTTTTTCAACTACCTGGTTTACATCATCGTTATCATCACCGTTTTACATTCCAGTGGGGTGAGGCTCACGGGACTTCTTACGGCAAGTGCTGCATTATTTGTAGGACTGGGTTTTGCTTTACAAGATTTATTTAAAGATATTATTGCGGGAATCACCATTCTTACTGATAGATCTGTATTAGTAAACGACGTTATTGAAATGAATGGTAAAGTAGGACGTGTATTTGAGGTGAAGCTGAGAAGTACTAGAATTGTTACTAGAGATGATAAGATTTTGATTATTCCTAATCACCTTTTTATGTCGGAGTCCGTTTATAATTATACTCAAAATCACCCTAAAACTAGAGAGCATGTGCTAGTAGGTGTTGCTTATGGAAGTGACACAGAGTTAGTAGAAAAGCTTTTGGTAAGTTGCGCAAGTGAGCAAAAGGGAATTCTTAAAAGTCCAGAACCATTTGTTATGTTTAATGATTTTGGCGATAGTTCATTAAATTTCGGAATTTATTTTTTTGTAAGAGACTCTTTTGCAGAGCCTCGTATTAAAAGTGCTTTGCGTTTTGCTATCGACAGAGCCTTTAGAGAGAATGGAGTTACCATTCCTTTCCCACAAAGGGATTTACACATTATCTCTCGACCTTCCGGCAGTGAAGGATCTAACGATATGAGTAATGACTAGAGTAATGGATATGCTTAAAATAAATGTGTTGGTGTTGTGTGTTCTCGTTTTCGCGAAAGCGCACGCCCAAGGAACAGACTTATTTAGAGCAGAGTATACCTATTTCCCTCAGAGTAAATCTGATAATAGCTTTAGAAGGTTTAGGACGTTTGCAAATGTGCCGCTTAAAGTAGGTGAAGGAACTTATGTAGTGCCTTTTTTAGAATATAGGAATGTAGAATACATTGTAAAAGATGATTTTATACTAACTGATTTTGGGTCTGACCGTTACGAAAGTTATGAAGTAGGATTAGGTTACACATTTCCTATGAAAAACAACTGGAGGTTTGGAGCTCGAATAGGGATCCTTGTAGCTTCTAATTTTGATGAGGGAAAAGCAAAATCTGACGACTATTTTCTAACCGGAAGCGTTTATTTTATAAAAAGTGAAAAGAATAGAGAAGATGGAGGCAAGCCATGGCGACTTGTACTAGGGGTTCAATATGCTACCACTGCCGGCAGACCTTTTCCATTGCCTTATCTCAATTATTTTAGAGAGTTGAATGATAGCTGGAGCTTTACATTAGGGGTCCCCAAGATGAATTTGAAATACAGGTTCAATGAAAAGAACAATGTGCAACTGTATGCCAGACTGGATGGTTTTTATGCAAACATTCAAAATGATGAGCCTACCACAAGAGGTGTCGCTGAGGATGTTTCCATGACGATTGCTATGATAGGTCCAGGATATGAGTATAATTTCACTAAACATATTTCGGCTTATATTTATGCAGGCTATACCTTTATAAACGATATACGTTTGAGAGATAATAATGGTGATGATGTAGTCACGCTTAATGATACCAATACATTTTACTCACGAGTAGGATTAAAATTCAAAATTTAAAAATGGCAAATATTCTCCTTATAGAAGATGAAAGCGCAATACGTCGCGTTTTAGGTAAAATCTTAACTGAAGAAAGTAAAGATTATGTCGTGACAGAGGCTGTTGACGGTCTGGAAGGAATAGAACTCATTAGAGATAATGATTACGATCTAGTGCTCTGTGATATTAAAATGCCTAAGATGGATGGTGTTGAGGTTTTGGAAGCTATGAAGAAAATCAAGCCAGAGATTCCTATAG of Nonlabens sp. Ci31 contains these proteins:
- a CDS encoding ABC transporter permease, translated to MDKLWLIIKREYLNKVRNRTFIVMTFVSPVIFVAVALLIGWLTSINSDTARKIAVLDQTDANYVALFETNDRNEYIVLDGLSKEAAIAASKEADYYGLILIEAREQQLADISFYSDDSPSQGFLESIENKINKQATANNLEDAGIDLNVIKERTVNKELQLQDFTGEKTSKMSGWIKIAAGGAAGYLLMMFIIIYGNMVMRSVIEEKTNRIIEIIVSSVKPIYLMIGKITGTSLAGITQFLIWVVVGFILMLVATTFLGVDAFSNPANADVMLQAQDMSKMELIFNDIAQLPILKLLICFFIYFMGGYFLYASIYTAIGAAVDNETDTQQFMLPVILPLMLAIYVGFFSVMDNPHGTTAVIFSYIPLTSPIVMLMRIPFGEIAWWEIAISMLLLYVSIIGVAILAAKIYRIGILMYGKKTNWKELYKWLRY
- a CDS encoding mechanosensitive ion channel family protein, whose product is MNINWDKIEEFFTYPIVGSRNSDGFHFDTWMLILAVLAIVITTLVLRGIKKVITRKMDTTDKLKFDSVFKFFNYLVYIIVIITVLHSSGVRLTGLLTASAALFVGLGFALQDLFKDIIAGITILTDRSVLVNDVIEMNGKVGRVFEVKLRSTRIVTRDDKILIIPNHLFMSESVYNYTQNHPKTREHVLVGVAYGSDTELVEKLLVSCASEQKGILKSPEPFVMFNDFGDSSLNFGIYFFVRDSFAEPRIKSALRFAIDRAFRENGVTIPFPQRDLHIISRPSGSEGSNDMSND
- a CDS encoding DUF6268 family outer membrane beta-barrel protein — translated: MTRVMDMLKINVLVLCVLVFAKAHAQGTDLFRAEYTYFPQSKSDNSFRRFRTFANVPLKVGEGTYVVPFLEYRNVEYIVKDDFILTDFGSDRYESYEVGLGYTFPMKNNWRFGARIGILVASNFDEGKAKSDDYFLTGSVYFIKSEKNREDGGKPWRLVLGVQYATTAGRPFPLPYLNYFRELNDSWSFTLGVPKMNLKYRFNEKNNVQLYARLDGFYANIQNDEPTTRGVAEDVSMTIAMIGPGYEYNFTKHISAYIYAGYTFINDIRLRDNNGDDVVTLNDTNTFYSRVGLKFKI